In Patescibacteria group bacterium, one DNA window encodes the following:
- a CDS encoding radical SAM protein: MPRLLKEISIEITNQCALSCLHCSSNAGLPFERELSQAEIMDILRQAKWLGASIFTISGGELLMRKDCIDLMLYAWRFGFSVRLQTSAIYKNEKGKMFSLKEAFFDFWRRYSHKDDRIVFSLHGMKETHEKVTGLEGSFDLLMASIALAVARGLKVEVHTTVMAVNYLELGLMYDLLRDLGVKNWHLLRLVVQGSCANHPELVLNQEQFRVAQRFFSYLIPQRFDLILGHNIDRRYSYDESFPIRSCNIGQEKILIRANGDVTYCSAMKYPAFGNILENNLEYFWLKHPMVDIFRRFQSYGYKRLKGKCRKCVLLDSCKGGCLAQRFSAYNGNMLQGPDPLCFYGG; the protein is encoded by the coding sequence ATGCCAAGGCTATTGAAAGAAATTTCAATTGAGATCACAAATCAATGTGCTTTAAGTTGCCTTCATTGTTCTTCAAATGCTGGTTTGCCTTTTGAAAGAGAATTATCGCAGGCAGAAATAATGGATATTTTGAGACAAGCAAAATGGCTTGGGGCAAGTATTTTTACGATTAGCGGAGGCGAGCTTTTGATGCGAAAAGATTGTATTGATTTAATGCTTTATGCATGGCGATTTGGTTTTTCTGTAAGATTGCAGACGAGCGCTATTTATAAAAATGAAAAAGGAAAAATGTTTTCTTTGAAAGAAGCTTTCTTTGATTTTTGGAGACGTTATTCTCATAAAGATGACAGAATAGTTTTTAGTTTGCATGGGATGAAAGAAACGCATGAAAAAGTGACAGGACTAGAAGGATCATTTGATTTGTTGATGGCAAGTATTGCCTTAGCTGTTGCAAGAGGATTAAAAGTTGAAGTGCATACTACTGTAATGGCAGTGAATTATCTTGAATTGGGTTTGATGTATGATTTGTTGAGAGATCTGGGAGTAAAGAACTGGCACTTATTGAGATTGGTTGTTCAAGGCAGTTGCGCAAATCATCCAGAATTAGTTTTGAATCAAGAACAATTTAGAGTCGCGCAAAGATTTTTCTCTTATTTGATACCTCAACGTTTTGATTTGATATTAGGACATAACATTGATAGACGATATAGTTATGATGAAAGTTTTCCAATTAGAAGTTGTAATATTGGTCAAGAAAAGATTTTGATTAGAGCAAATGGCGATGTGACATATTGTTCGGCAATGAAATATCCGGCATTTGGTAATATTTTGGAAAATAATTTGGAATATTTTTGGCTAAAACATCCAATGGTTGATATATTTAGAAGATTCCAAAGTTATGGTTATAAAAGATTAAAAGGTAAATGTAGAAAATGCGTTTTGTTGGATTCATGTAAAGGAGGATGTTTAGCACAAAGATTTTCTGCTTATAATGGCAATATGTTGCAAGGTCCTGATCCTTTATGTTTTTATGGAGGTTAA
- the rpoC gene encoding DNA-directed RNA polymerase subunit beta', whose translation MANITTDFNAIRLKLASPDEILDWSYGEVKKPETINYRTQRPEKDGLFSERIFGPTKDWECYCGKYKRIRYKGIICDKCGVEVTRSIVRRERMGHIELAAPVSHIWFLRGVPSKVGLILDLSAKSLEKVVYFASYLITSVDEKAKTETLNELEDEFKSKKRGIDDKYKNLASELKQLRVKQKAEKGNSADAEKRLKVLYSDKEKEQQKLNKVFNFEKEEVKDIKKLSVISELKYRNLSMKYGHVFKASIGAEAVRKVLAEINLEKMAVDLEKEVINAPAQIKKKIKRRLKLVKNLIKVGIRPEYTILTVLPVIPPDLRPMVQLDGGRYAASDLNDLYRRVINRNNRLKRLIELNAPEVICRNEKRMLQEAVDALLDNSARSGKVTAASTGQKRLLKSLADMLKGKQGRFRQNLLGKRVDYSGRSVIVIGPHLKLGECGIPKTMALELFKPFVINSLIKNEYAHNVRSAGKLIEEGRSEVWDALEEIIADKYVLLNRAPTLHRLGIQAFKPILIEGKALQIHPMVCSAFNADFDGDQMAVHVPLTVLAQKEAKEIMASTKNLLKPATGVPITTPSQDIVLGCYYISNMRVGMKGEGKIFSDAEEAILAYENDLVDIRAKIKVRINEEIVETCVGRIIFNRVLPADFGFRNNVFDKKVLRELIGECLHKHGGDETVLLVDAIKEIGFEYLTKAGLSWGMDDLKLPKEKAGMMTDATKKIEEIRQQYKAGLLTDHERYVKVIETWANVKEKITEVTRNTVEEFGPVYAMVESGARGSWPQIVQMMGMRGLMAAPSGKTIELPVKNSFKEGLGVLEYFISTHGARKGLTDTALRTANAGYLTRRLIDVSQDIIVQAPECSDTKGLEITKKDSTEMNTTIGDRILGRTLAQDIKDKTGKVVIKKGEIVTKIYGKLIDSLDLDGVRIFSVTTCKMERGICQKCYGWDLGRNEKVAIGQAVGIIAAQSIGEPGTQLTMRTFHTGGVASEGDITQGLPRVEELFEARGIKKPAIFAELDGIASIEEEKDRKILRIVASNVSKDLYQFGTNDKLVVKDATDVNKGDVLIKTEKGKEIKAKASGFVKIDGQNLIIVKEGDVEKEYILPSNAVLWVKNKDLVSKGQQLSEGALDLQNLFKSCGREAIQKYILKEVQYIYSSQGQDVDDKHVELIIRQMLNWVRVRKTGKSDLIAGDVMNRVKFLAVRDKLRKEGKELPEADELLLGITKSSLSTDSFLSAASFQETARVLIDASITGKVDELKGLKENVILGKLIPAGTGYVKKV comes from the coding sequence ATGGCAAATATTACAACTGATTTTAATGCGATAAGATTGAAACTGGCTTCTCCAGACGAAATTTTAGATTGGTCTTATGGAGAAGTAAAAAAACCAGAGACAATCAATTATCGTACCCAACGTCCGGAAAAAGATGGACTTTTTTCGGAAAGAATTTTTGGTCCAACAAAAGATTGGGAATGTTATTGCGGAAAATATAAAAGAATTAGATACAAAGGAATAATCTGCGACAAATGCGGTGTTGAAGTTACGAGATCAATTGTCAGACGTGAAAGAATGGGACATATTGAATTAGCAGCTCCTGTTTCTCATATCTGGTTTTTACGTGGTGTTCCATCAAAAGTTGGATTGATTTTAGATTTGTCAGCAAAAAGTTTGGAAAAAGTTGTATATTTTGCCAGCTATTTAATAACTTCAGTTGATGAAAAAGCAAAGACAGAAACTTTGAATGAATTAGAAGACGAATTTAAATCTAAGAAAAGAGGAATTGATGATAAGTACAAAAATTTAGCTTCCGAATTAAAACAACTAAGAGTTAAACAAAAAGCTGAAAAAGGAAATTCAGCAGATGCTGAAAAAAGATTAAAAGTTTTGTATTCCGATAAAGAAAAAGAACAACAAAAGTTGAATAAAGTTTTTAATTTTGAAAAAGAAGAAGTTAAAGACATTAAAAAATTAAGTGTTATTTCTGAATTAAAATACAGAAATTTGTCCATGAAATATGGACATGTTTTTAAAGCATCGATTGGCGCTGAAGCCGTTAGAAAAGTATTAGCAGAAATTAATTTGGAAAAAATGGCAGTTGATTTAGAAAAAGAAGTAATCAACGCACCAGCCCAAATTAAAAAGAAAATTAAAAGAAGATTAAAATTAGTTAAAAATTTAATTAAAGTTGGAATCAGACCAGAATATACAATTTTAACTGTTCTTCCTGTTATTCCTCCTGATCTACGTCCAATGGTTCAATTGGATGGTGGCAGATATGCAGCTTCTGATTTGAATGATTTGTATAGAAGAGTTATAAATCGCAATAATCGTTTAAAAAGATTGATTGAATTAAATGCGCCAGAAGTTATTTGTAGAAATGAAAAAAGAATGTTGCAAGAAGCTGTTGATGCATTATTGGATAATTCAGCAAGATCTGGAAAAGTAACTGCTGCTTCAACTGGACAGAAAAGATTATTAAAATCTTTGGCTGATATGTTGAAAGGCAAGCAAGGACGTTTCAGACAAAATTTGTTAGGTAAGCGCGTTGATTATTCTGGTCGTTCAGTAATTGTTATTGGACCTCACTTAAAATTAGGCGAGTGTGGTATTCCAAAAACAATGGCTTTGGAATTATTTAAACCATTTGTTATTAATAGTTTGATTAAGAATGAATATGCTCATAATGTTAGATCAGCAGGAAAATTAATTGAAGAAGGCAGATCAGAAGTTTGGGATGCATTGGAAGAAATTATTGCTGATAAATATGTGTTGTTAAATCGTGCTCCGACTTTGCATAGACTAGGTATTCAAGCTTTCAAGCCAATTTTGATTGAAGGCAAAGCATTGCAGATTCATCCAATGGTATGTTCTGCTTTTAATGCTGATTTTGATGGTGATCAGATGGCTGTCCATGTACCGTTAACAGTTTTAGCGCAAAAAGAAGCAAAAGAAATTATGGCTTCAACAAAAAATTTATTAAAGCCTGCGACTGGTGTTCCAATTACTACTCCTTCTCAAGATATTGTTTTGGGTTGTTATTATATTTCTAATATGCGAGTTGGAATGAAGGGAGAAGGTAAAATCTTTTCAGATGCTGAAGAAGCAATCTTAGCTTATGAAAATGATTTAGTTGATATTAGAGCAAAAATCAAAGTTAGAATAAATGAAGAAATAGTAGAAACTTGCGTTGGTAGAATTATCTTTAATCGAGTTTTGCCAGCAGATTTTGGTTTTAGAAATAATGTTTTTGATAAAAAAGTATTAAGAGAATTAATTGGCGAATGTTTGCATAAGCATGGCGGTGATGAAACTGTATTATTAGTTGATGCAATTAAAGAAATTGGTTTTGAATATTTGACTAAGGCTGGACTTTCTTGGGGTATGGATGATTTGAAATTGCCAAAAGAAAAAGCAGGAATGATGACCGATGCAACAAAGAAAATTGAAGAAATCAGACAACAATACAAAGCTGGTCTTCTAACTGATCATGAACGTTATGTCAAAGTTATTGAAACTTGGGCAAATGTAAAAGAGAAGATTACAGAAGTAACTAGAAATACAGTTGAAGAATTTGGTCCAGTTTATGCAATGGTTGAATCAGGTGCGAGAGGTTCATGGCCACAAATTGTTCAGATGATGGGTATGAGAGGCTTGATGGCTGCTCCATCTGGAAAGACTATTGAGTTGCCAGTTAAGAATAGTTTTAAAGAAGGCTTAGGCGTATTGGAATATTTCATTTCTACTCACGGTGCTCGTAAAGGTTTGACTGATACAGCTTTGAGAACTGCTAATGCTGGTTATTTAACAAGAAGATTGATTGATGTTTCTCAAGATATCATTGTCCAAGCTCCCGAATGCAGTGATACAAAAGGTCTTGAAATAACCAAAAAAGATAGTACAGAAATGAATACAACTATTGGTGATAGAATTTTAGGTAGAACTTTGGCTCAAGACATTAAAGATAAAACTGGTAAGGTTGTTATTAAAAAAGGAGAAATTGTTACAAAAATTTATGGAAAATTGATTGATAGTTTGGATTTGGATGGTGTTAGAATTTTCTCAGTAACAACTTGTAAAATGGAAAGAGGAATTTGTCAAAAATGTTATGGTTGGGATTTAGGTAGAAATGAAAAAGTAGCAATTGGACAAGCAGTTGGTATTATTGCTGCTCAATCAATTGGTGAGCCAGGAACACAGTTGACAATGAGAACTTTTCATACTGGTGGTGTAGCTTCCGAAGGCGATATTACTCAAGGTTTGCCTAGAGTTGAAGAATTATTTGAAGCTCGAGGAATTAAAAAACCAGCGATTTTTGCAGAATTAGATGGTATTGCTTCAATTGAAGAAGAAAAAGACAGAAAAATTTTGAGAATCGTTGCTTCAAATGTCAGCAAAGATTTATATCAATTTGGAACAAATGACAAACTTGTTGTTAAAGATGCAACAGATGTTAATAAAGGCGATGTTTTGATCAAAACAGAAAAAGGCAAAGAAATTAAAGCAAAAGCTTCTGGTTTTGTGAAAATTGATGGACAGAATTTAATTATTGTCAAAGAAGGCGATGTTGAAAAAGAATATATTTTGCCTAGCAATGCTGTCTTGTGGGTAAAGAATAAGGATTTGGTAAGCAAGGGCCAACAATTATCAGAAGGCGCATTAGATTTGCAAAATCTATTCAAGTCTTGTGGAAGAGAAGCAATTCAAAAATATATTTTGAAAGAAGTACAATATATTTATTCAAGCCAAGGTCAGGATGTAGATGATAAACATGTTGAATTGATTATCAGACAAATGTTGAATTGGGTAAGAGTTAGAAAAACTGGCAAGAGTGATTTGATTGCTGGCGATGTAATGAATAGAGTAAAATTCTTGGCTGTTCGCGATAAATTAAGAAAAGAAGGAAAAGAATTACCAGAGGCTGATGAATTATTATTAGGTATTACAAAATCTTCATTATCAACTGATAGTTTCCTATCTGCTGCTTCTTTCCAAGAAACTGCAAGAGTATTGATTGATGCTTCAATCACTGGCAAGGTTGATGAATTGAAAGGTTTGAAAGAAAATGTAATTCTTGGCAAGTTAATTCCAGCTGGTACTGGATACGTGAAGAAGGTCTAA